CGCTCGGCGCGGATGCTCGGAACCTGCGCCCGGTACGTGAAGGTCGTCGCGATGACCCGCGGGCTCGACGACGCCCTCCGGGCCCTGCGGCTGCAGGCGTCCGGCGAGAGAGGCCGCTTCGCGGCGTTCGGGATGGGGGAGGCCGGTCTCGTCACGCGCGTCCTCTCGCCGTATCTCGGCGCGGCGCTCTCCTTCGGAGCGGCTCTCCCCGGCGAGGCGACCGCGCCGGGCCAGCTCCTTGCGGCGGATCTCCTCGACGTCTACGCCGTCGGACGACCCCGGCGCGTCGACGGCCTCTTTGCCCTTCTCGGGAGCCGCGTCTCGCACTCCTTCTCCCCGGCGATCCACAACGCCGTGTTCGAGTCGTTGAGTTCCGGTGCGCTCTACGTCCCCGTCGCCCTCGAATCGCTCCGAGAGGAGCTGCCTCGCCTTCGGGAGGCGCTGGCCGGCCTCGGCGTGCCCCTGCGCGGGGCGTCGGTGACGATCCCGTTCAAGGAGGAGGCCTCGGCGCTCGCCGGAGGCCCGGCCGGGAGCGTCGCGAACACGCTTCTCTTCGGCACGGACGGAGCCGTGACGGGCGCGAACACGGACCGGGACGCTCTCCTCGGCGCGATTCCCCGGGCGCCGGAATCGGGTGCCGCGCTCGTCCTCGGGGCGGGTGGGCTGGCACGCGCCGCCGTCGAGGCGCTGCGGGACCGCGGCTGGTCCGTCGACGTGGCGGCGCGGTCGCCGGAGCGCGCCGCGGCTCTCGCTGCCGCCTGCGGCGTGCGCGCCATCTCGAATCCGGCGGCCTCCGGGCTCCCGTACGGAGTAATCGTGAACGCCACGCCCCTCGGTCTCGACGCGTCCGACCCCCTGCCGTGCGACGCCGCGCTGCTGTCTTCGGGCGTCCTCGCCGTCGACGCTCCGTACCGCCCGGGCGGTACCGCGTTCTCGCACGAAGCGATCCGCAGGGGCGCCCGCCTCGTCGACGGCTTCACGCTCCTCCTCTCCCAGGCAGTCGGCCAGTCGGCCCTCTTTACCGGCCGCCAGGCCGACGCGGCGACTCTCGCCGCGCGGCTCCCGGCCCGCATCCGCTCGCTCTTCGAGGTGAACCCGTGAGCTCTCCTTCCCCGAATCTCCCGCGCGGCGTCCAGGCGCTCCTCTTCGAGTCGGCGGAGCGCCGGCGGCGGGTCGAGGAGTCCGTCGTCCGAACGCTCTCGGACGCCGGGTTCCGCGAGACGATCCTCCCGGTCCTCGACTTCGCCTCGCCGTACGATGGCGTCACGGCGGAAGGCGACGAGCGGCTCTACCGCTTCATGGACCGCGGGGGCGAGCTCCTCGCGCTTCGCGCCGACTTCACGCCCATGGCCGCGCGCGTCGTCGCCCCGCGCCTCGCCGGCCTGCCGATGCCCGTGGCGCTCTTCTACAGGGGCGACGTCGTCCGCGACGAGCCGTCGGGCCTCGGGCGGCCGCGCGAGTTCGCCCAGGTCGGGGCGGAGCTTTACGGCGACGCTTCGTTCGAGGCGGACCTCCGGATGCTCCGCACGCTTCTCGCCGCGGCGGCCGAGGTGCCGGCCGGGCGGCTCTGCCTGACGCTGGGTTGGGCGGGGCTCCTGCCGGCGATCCTTTCGGCGATCGCGCCGGGTCTCGTGAACCGGAAGAGGAGCACCCTCGAGGAGGCGCTCGTCGATGCCCGGACCCGGCGCGTCGGCCGTCTCGCGGAGCGTCTCCGTGGGGGCGGGGCGGACGGTGCGCAGGCGCAGGAGGTCGCCTCCGCTCTCCTCGCGGGCTTCGACCCGTCGTCGCCACTCTTCGAACTCCCCGTCCTCGCGGACGCTGCGCGGTCGCTCTCCGCGGTGGCGCGGGCGGCGCGCGAGGTCCGGCCCGGACTCGAGGTCGTCGTCGACCTGGCCGGTACGCCCCAGACCCCCTACTACACGGGCCTCACCTTCACTCTCGATGCGAAGGGGGGCGGCGGACCGCTGGGCGGCGGTGGACGCTACGACGGGCTCCTCGGGCGGTTCGGGCCGGACGCCCCTGCGGTCGGCTTCTGCATCGGGCTCGAGGCGCTCGCGATCGCGACCGAGGCGGCGGAGCCGGCCAACGCGGCGCCCAGGCCCTTCCGGATCGCGACGGGGAAGGGGCGACTCCTCCGCAAGACGCTCGATCTCCTCCGCGCGGCCGGCGTCGACTTCCCGGAGGGCGACGGACGGAGGCTCCTGCTGCCCGACCGGAGCGGGCGCTTCGAGCTTCTCCTCCTGAAGGACGACGACGTGCCGACCTACGTCGCCTTCGGCGGTGCCGACGCGGGCGTCGTCGGGAACGACAGGATCGAGGAGTCGGGAGAAGTGGTCTGCGAGCCGCTCGAGCTCCCTTACGGCGCCTGCCGCCTCGCGCTCATCGGACGCGCAGGGGAGGAGTTCCGCCCGAATGGCCACCCGGTCCGGGTGGGTACGAAATACCGTCGCGTCGCGGAACGGTTCTTCGACGCGAGAAAGATCCCGCACGAGGTCGTCCCGCTCGCCGGCTCCGTCGAGCTCGCCGCGGCGCTGAAGCTGACGGACGTCGTCGTCGACCTGATCGAGACCGGCTCGACGATGGCCGCTCACGGCCTCGTGGAGCTCGAGACGATTCTCCCGAGCCGGGCGACGTTCATCGTGGGCAACCGGGCCCTCGTCGAGCGGCGCTCCGAGGTCGCCGGGCTCGTTTCCCGCCTGTCGGCCGAAGTGGCAAAGGCGGCGCCGGCAGGAAGCGTGGCGGACCTGGCGAAGGAGGCGACGTCATGCTGAAGGTCGCTTCCGTCGCCACGCGCGAGGGCCGGGCCCTCCTCGCCCGCCTGCGCGCGCGGCGCCTCTCGCCCGACTTCTCCACGCTGCGCGAGGCGCTCCCGATCGTCGAAGCCGTCCTCTCGGACGGCGCGCCTGCGCTCGCCCGGTTCGTCGCCGACCTCGACGGAGAGAGGATCGCGGAGAAGGGGCTCCTCGTCCGGCCGAAGGCCGAGAAGGACGTCGACCCGGCGTTCGCGTCGGCGTTCCGCCTGGCACGTCGGCGGCTCACGGCGTATCACCGGCGGCAGGTGCCGAAAGGGTTCTCTCATCGCGACGCGCTCGGCGTGTCCTTCGTCGAGAGACCCGTCCCGCACGAGGCGGTCGGCGTCTACGTGCCCGGTGGCCGTGCGTTCTACCCGTCGTCGCTCCTGATGGGCGTCGTCCCGGCGCGCGTCGCCGGAGCGGAGCGAATCGTCGTCGCGACGCCGCCCCGCGCCTTTCGCCAGAGCCGCGAGCTGCGGTGGGCGCTCGCCGAGCTCGGCGTCGACGAGGTCCTCCTCGCCGGCGGGGCGCACGGCATCGCGGGCCTCGTCTCCGTGGCGCGCTGCACGAAGATCGTCGGCCCCGGGAACCGCTGGGTCGCGGCGGCCAAGCACCTCGTTTCGGGCCTCGTCTCGATCGACATGCCGGCGGGGCCTTCCGAAGTGCTGATCCTCGCGTCCGAAGGAGCCGACCCGGAGCGGATCGCGGCCGACCTCCTCGCGCAGGCCGAGCACGACCCCGACGCCGTCTGCCTCCTCTTCACCGACCGGCGCGAGCTCGCGAGCGCCGTGGACGCAGAGATCGCCCGGCAGCTCGAGAGCCTGCCGACGGCCGCGACGGCGAGCGCCGCGCTCGACGCGAACGGCCTGACTCTCGTCTTCCCGTCCCTTCCGGCCGCGGCGAACGAGGGTGTCGCCTTCGCCGCCGAGCACGTGCAGCTGATGGGGCGCGCCGCCCAGCGCTACGCCCCGCGCTTCACGTCCACCGCGGGGGCGGTCTTCGTCGGGGGCGATACCCCCACCGCCTTCGGCGACTACCTCGCCGGCCCGAACCACGTCCTGCCGACAGGTGGCGCGGCCCGGAGCTTTTCGGGCCTTTCCGTCCGCGACTTTTTCCGCTGGGGACGCAGCGTTTCCGTCCCGGCCGCGGCGGCCCGAAGGCTCGGCCCGCCGGGCGCGACGCTGGCGCGATTCGAGGGGCTCGAGGCGCACGCCCGCTCGCTCGACCTGAGGAGCGGACAATGACGCGCGACCCCCTCGCCGCCGTCCGGCCCGAGATCCGCGCTCTCCGCGCGTACCGGTTCGCGCCGGTGCCCGAAGGCCTCCGCGCCAAGCTCGACTTCAACGAGAGCCCTGCCGACGTTTCGGCCGAAGCGAAGGACGGCGCCCTCGCGGCACTGCGGGCGCGACGCTTCGCCCTCTACCCGGAGTTCGGCTCCCTCAGGCTCCGGGCCGCGCTCGCGGCCTCGGTGGGGCTCTCGCCGGAGCAGGTCGTTCCCGCAAACGGCTCGGGCGAGGCGATCCTCGCCGCCGTCGCCGTGTTCGCCGGATGCGGCGGTACGCTCCTGCTCGCGCCGCCGGTCTTCTCCCTCTACGTCCAGATGGCCGGAATCGCCGGCGCCCGGGTCGCGGCGGTGCCCCTCGCCGGCGACGACTTCCGGCTCGACGAGGAGGCGTTCCTGGCGCGCGCGGCCGAAGGGGAGCGCACGGTGCCGCTCCTCTGCTCGCCGAACAACCCGACGGGCGGGACGGTATCGCGGGAGTTCGTCCGTCGCCTTTGCGCGGTTTCGCCGGTCGTCCTCCTGGACCAGGCCTACGTCGATTTCTCGGAAGAGAAAGACGACCTCCTCCCCCTTCTGGACGAGCTGCGCAACCTCGTCCTCTTCCGGACCCTCTCGAAGGCCTATTCGATCGCGGGGCTCCGCGTCGGTTACGCCGCCGCGTGGCCCGACGTGGCCGAGGAGATCGCGAAAGCGATCCTCCCGTTCAGCGTCGACGTCGGCGCGGAAGAGATCGCCCTCGCCGTCCTCGCGCGCCGTGGGGAGGTCCGGGAGCGTTGCCGCGCCGTCGCCCGCGAGCGCGAGCGGGTCGCGGCGGCGCTCCGTGCGCTTGGCGCCCGGGTCGCGCCGTCGCGCGCCAACTTCCTCTTCCTCGTCCCGCCGGATGGGGACGGCGCCCGAGTTCTCCGCGACCTCCGTGCGCGCGGGGTCCTCGTCCGCGACCAGACGACCGTCGTCCCCGGCGCGCTTCGCGTGACGATAGGGACTCCCGACGAGAACGACCTGTTCCTCTCGACCCTGAAGGAGGTCCTGTGAGACGCACCGCCGAGGTGAGACGGACGACGAAGGAGACGGGCATCGCGCTGACGCTCGACCT
The genomic region above belongs to Holophagales bacterium and contains:
- a CDS encoding type I 3-dehydroquinate dehydratase, translated to MGLTAESTLLVASLGRATNAALIEAARLVDGRIPAVEVRLDALLEAPDLPALREAFRGRTLLATLRSRDEGGRFGGTEAAAAALLGAALDAGFDLVDVELARAGEGLFGFPGERVVVSAHDVAGLPDDLEERSARMLGTCARYVKVVAMTRGLDDALRALRLQASGERGRFAAFGMGEAGLVTRVLSPYLGAALSFGAALPGEATAPGQLLAADLLDVYAVGRPRRVDGLFALLGSRVSHSFSPAIHNAVFESLSSGALYVPVALESLREELPRLREALAGLGVPLRGASVTIPFKEEASALAGGPAGSVANTLLFGTDGAVTGANTDRDALLGAIPRAPESGAALVLGAGGLARAAVEALRDRGWSVDVAARSPERAAALAAACGVRAISNPAASGLPYGVIVNATPLGLDASDPLPCDAALLSSGVLAVDAPYRPGGTAFSHEAIRRGARLVDGFTLLLSQAVGQSALFTGRQADAATLAARLPARIRSLFEVNP
- a CDS encoding ATP phosphoribosyltransferase: MSSPSPNLPRGVQALLFESAERRRRVEESVVRTLSDAGFRETILPVLDFASPYDGVTAEGDERLYRFMDRGGELLALRADFTPMAARVVAPRLAGLPMPVALFYRGDVVRDEPSGLGRPREFAQVGAELYGDASFEADLRMLRTLLAAAAEVPAGRLCLTLGWAGLLPAILSAIAPGLVNRKRSTLEEALVDARTRRVGRLAERLRGGGADGAQAQEVASALLAGFDPSSPLFELPVLADAARSLSAVARAAREVRPGLEVVVDLAGTPQTPYYTGLTFTLDAKGGGGPLGGGGRYDGLLGRFGPDAPAVGFCIGLEALAIATEAAEPANAAPRPFRIATGKGRLLRKTLDLLRAAGVDFPEGDGRRLLLPDRSGRFELLLLKDDDVPTYVAFGGADAGVVGNDRIEESGEVVCEPLELPYGACRLALIGRAGEEFRPNGHPVRVGTKYRRVAERFFDARKIPHEVVPLAGSVELAAALKLTDVVVDLIETGSTMAAHGLVELETILPSRATFIVGNRALVERRSEVAGLVSRLSAEVAKAAPAGSVADLAKEATSC
- the hisD gene encoding histidinol dehydrogenase, with translation MLKVASVATREGRALLARLRARRLSPDFSTLREALPIVEAVLSDGAPALARFVADLDGERIAEKGLLVRPKAEKDVDPAFASAFRLARRRLTAYHRRQVPKGFSHRDALGVSFVERPVPHEAVGVYVPGGRAFYPSSLLMGVVPARVAGAERIVVATPPRAFRQSRELRWALAELGVDEVLLAGGAHGIAGLVSVARCTKIVGPGNRWVAAAKHLVSGLVSIDMPAGPSEVLILASEGADPERIAADLLAQAEHDPDAVCLLFTDRRELASAVDAEIARQLESLPTAATASAALDANGLTLVFPSLPAAANEGVAFAAEHVQLMGRAAQRYAPRFTSTAGAVFVGGDTPTAFGDYLAGPNHVLPTGGAARSFSGLSVRDFFRWGRSVSVPAAAARRLGPPGATLARFEGLEAHARSLDLRSGQ
- a CDS encoding aminotransferase class I/II-fold pyridoxal phosphate-dependent enzyme, whose translation is MTRDPLAAVRPEIRALRAYRFAPVPEGLRAKLDFNESPADVSAEAKDGALAALRARRFALYPEFGSLRLRAALAASVGLSPEQVVPANGSGEAILAAVAVFAGCGGTLLLAPPVFSLYVQMAGIAGARVAAVPLAGDDFRLDEEAFLARAAEGERTVPLLCSPNNPTGGTVSREFVRRLCAVSPVVLLDQAYVDFSEEKDDLLPLLDELRNLVLFRTLSKAYSIAGLRVGYAAAWPDVAEEIAKAILPFSVDVGAEEIALAVLARRGEVRERCRAVARERERVAAALRALGARVAPSRANFLFLVPPDGDGARVLRDLRARGVLVRDQTTVVPGALRVTIGTPDENDLFLSTLKEVL